A single genomic interval of uncultured Desulfobacter sp. harbors:
- a CDS encoding ATP-binding protein, with protein sequence MIISIASGKGGTGKTTVATNLCASLDTDLMLLDCDVEEPNAHLFLNPNFTGKEKVNAPVPKVDLGLCTYCKKCMDICRFGAIAVAGKTVVTFPELCHSCGGCTVVCPEKAITEIDRFIGTVETGSLNLPGSPSFGRGLMDIGQVMAPPVIRQVRQLEKEKELTIIDAPPGTSCPVIASMKGTDFVLLVTEPTPFGLHDLTLAVEAVKLLGIPCGLVINRAGIGNDDVKKYARNENIPILLEIPFDKNIASAYSKGELLVQALPEYKEIFKGLYTSIEAIVNRKGDA encoded by the coding sequence ATGATTATCAGCATAGCAAGCGGAAAAGGCGGTACAGGCAAGACCACTGTGGCCACCAATCTTTGCGCAAGTCTTGATACGGACCTTATGCTTTTAGACTGCGACGTGGAAGAACCCAATGCCCATCTTTTCCTGAACCCAAACTTCACTGGAAAAGAAAAGGTCAATGCCCCTGTGCCTAAAGTGGACTTAGGCCTTTGCACCTATTGCAAAAAATGCATGGATATCTGCCGGTTCGGCGCCATTGCCGTGGCCGGAAAAACGGTGGTTACCTTTCCGGAACTCTGCCACTCTTGTGGCGGCTGCACGGTTGTCTGTCCGGAAAAAGCCATCACTGAAATCGACCGGTTCATCGGTACGGTGGAAACAGGCAGCCTGAATCTGCCCGGTTCCCCGTCATTCGGCCGGGGGCTTATGGATATCGGCCAGGTTATGGCACCACCGGTCATCAGGCAGGTTCGGCAACTTGAGAAAGAAAAAGAACTCACCATTATAGATGCCCCGCCGGGCACCTCCTGTCCCGTGATTGCCTCCATGAAAGGAACGGATTTTGTACTTCTGGTCACCGAGCCCACGCCCTTTGGCCTGCATGATCTGACCCTGGCCGTGGAAGCGGTGAAGCTGTTAGGCATTCCCTGCGGTCTTGTGATCAACCGGGCTGGTATTGGCAATGATGATGTTAAAAAATATGCCCGAAATGAAAATATTCCAATTTTACTGGAAATTCCCTTTGACAAGAACATTGCGTCAGCCTACTCAAAGGGCGAGCTGCTTGTCCAGGCTTTGCCTGAATACAAAGAGATATTTAAAGGGTTGTACACATCCATTGAAGCAATCGTGAACCGGAAAGGGGATGCCTGA
- a CDS encoding 3-deoxy-7-phosphoheptulonate synthase gives MKQINDVNVESFFTLTSPEAIRTELPVPDTTADNVLAGRREIQNILTGEDKRLMVIAGPCSIHDMDGAMEYAQKMKALREEVKDKISLIMRVYFEKPRTTVGWKGLINDPLLDSSYNMDEGLRRARSLLIDINALGLPAATEILDPITPQYIADLLGWVAIGARTTESQTHREMASGLSMPVGFKNGTDGSLTSAVNATQAAKAPQHFLGIDPDGKTAIVSTRGNPFGHIVLRGGASPNYDPVSVGKAQARLRERELLDAVIIDCSHDNSGQKYTGQSFVFKSAVDQRLDGNDRIVGLMLESNLFEGNQKCKCNGDADTLKYGVSITDECISWETTEKLIHCAFDKLS, from the coding sequence ATGAAACAGATTAACGATGTGAATGTAGAGTCATTTTTCACCCTGACCTCCCCGGAAGCCATACGAACAGAACTTCCTGTACCCGACACAACGGCTGACAACGTACTTGCCGGCCGCCGGGAAATCCAGAACATCCTGACCGGAGAAGACAAACGGTTGATGGTCATTGCAGGTCCCTGCTCCATCCATGACATGGATGGGGCCATGGAATATGCCCAAAAAATGAAGGCCCTGCGCGAAGAGGTAAAAGATAAAATCAGCCTGATTATGCGGGTCTATTTTGAGAAGCCCAGAACCACCGTGGGCTGGAAGGGGCTCATCAATGACCCCCTCCTGGATTCCTCCTATAATATGGACGAAGGACTTCGAAGGGCCAGATCCCTGTTGATTGACATCAATGCTTTAGGCCTGCCTGCGGCCACGGAAATTTTAGACCCCATCACCCCCCAGTATATTGCCGATCTTTTAGGCTGGGTTGCCATTGGTGCACGCACCACAGAGTCCCAGACCCACCGGGAGATGGCTTCAGGGCTATCCATGCCTGTGGGATTCAAAAACGGTACTGACGGCAGCCTGACATCCGCTGTCAATGCCACCCAGGCCGCAAAAGCACCCCAGCATTTTCTGGGGATTGATCCGGACGGCAAAACAGCGATTGTCTCGACCCGGGGCAACCCCTTCGGCCACATTGTCCTGCGCGGCGGGGCCTCACCCAACTACGATCCAGTGTCCGTGGGAAAAGCCCAAGCCCGGCTCAGGGAAAGGGAACTTTTAGATGCAGTGATCATTGACTGTTCCCATGACAACTCCGGCCAGAAATACACAGGCCAGTCCTTTGTATTTAAAAGCGCCGTGGATCAAAGACTTGACGGCAATGACAGGATTGTGGGCCTGATGCTGGAAAGCAACCTGTTTGAAGGCAATCAGAAGTGCAAGTGCAACGGGGATGCAGACACCCTTAAGTACGGGGTCTCCATCACAGATGAATGCATATCATGGGAAACCACCGAAAAACTTATCCATTGCGCATTTGATAAACTGTCCTGA